GTCTCAGGAGCCACAGGCCAACCTCCTCCATTGTCATTTACAGCCATCTGCAGTTAGGTCCTGTCACCTGCAACCTAACGCTCCTGACACATCAAAGCAACGCACAGAGGCTTATGGGAGTTGATGCCATCAGCCCATTTGCGATGTGTCCTCGATTTGAGAACCATGTTGCATAAGGTTGTGGTCATCAGTGGGCACTCATTTTAGTGAGGCAAGGGTGGGATTGCCTAAATGCATGTGAGATTGAAGAGCCAAGAAGACATTttgaattgtatttatttatttgactgtGGTTGAAACATGCAGCATGAGTTGTGCCCTCCAAACAGATCTGGTGTAGGTACAGAACTGCTCAGGTATCATTTATTGCATGCTACTCTACGCAGGTACAAGGCTCTAGTTAAAAAGCATACATCTTAGCTCAGAGTCCACCTTTATCACCAGCCTGTGTGGGCCCCCtcttatgtacacacacacacacacacacacacacacttccaagTACCCTGCCTGTTAAACCCATTTTCCTTgcttaaaggaaagaggtttccaTCCCCTGCAACTCAAGACATACAGGAAAAATCAATGGACGTGTTTTTTTCCAACTCTCCACTCAACATGACCCTTCTGCCACCAGATGTTAGCAGGAGTGTTTtcccacacaccaagcaagcaACTCTGCAGATTCcccagtggacaccagctgggtgtcctccagtGCAATTCTGACAGCAGAACAATGTAgacagaaatgtttaaaaagagacTTTATTTTCAGCAggttggagtgtgtgtgtgtgtgttaacatGCTTAGTCTCTTAGTAAGACACAGGGACTGGACTGAACCTTCTGGAAGACATCTCTCCATTTTGACACTGTATGATTGCCCCCTAACTTCTTTTCACTTACACATAGAAAATTTGGTGTCAACTGAAATAAACCAAGACAAGCTctctaaaagaaatttatttgggaataaagcattgcaatgggaatacgTGTGCCATAGTAAAAACTAAGTGGGTATTCAgagaggtaaaggaagacaaaggtttttaaaggaaaaaataagaagaattaCATAATTGCTTTGAAATAATTATCTGTGGTTAGAAATATCAATAACAAGGGTGACACCAGTCCGAAGTTAAACAGGAGGTTACTGGGGAGATGTCCTTTCAAAAGTCTTTTTTGTGTACCCTGGCGATGGCCTCTGAGCAAGGCTGTGGTTTTtgtagtctctctctcttttttttttaatcaggcatGCAAGCCGGACAATCTTCTCTTCAGGACTTCTCCAATCCTATTGGTCAGGGTTTTGTGAACATTCGTGACTCCATTTCTATTCTGACAATTTTCTCAGGCAGAAGAGGAGAGTGATTTCATACCACGTAGGAAGTTGTGTTTCTTAGTtgtatttctgccttttagtagcaatgaaaatgaattacTTCAGATTCCTTTTCCATGTGCCGGACATGAGATTTCCCAAGTCATATCTTCCTATCCAAACATCCTTGCATCTcccatatttcttttaaatacacAGCTTATGGCCTCTTCAACATTCATTTTTGTACACTCTGATTTGTGAGACTACAATTTTAAATAGGGTAACCCGCAATgccataaaatacacataacaaaagaCACGTCAAATATACAAGGTAAATGTGGGACTAAAATTTCCTGtaattaaggctgggtgtggtggctctcaactgtaatcccagcattttggtaggctgaggcgggtggatcacatgaggtcacgggttcgagaccagcctggccaacatggtgaaaccccatctctactaaaaatacaaaaattatccaggcatggtggtatgtgcctatagtctcaactaccagggaggctgaggcaggagaatcgcttgagcccgggaggcggaggttgcagtgagccgagatcatgccactgtactccagcctgcgtgacagagtaagactgtctcaaaaatttccTATAATTAGAATCGTTTACCTCTCTTCTAGTCATCCcttttttggttgtttctgttgccttaaaaaaaaaaaaaagactggccaggagcagtggctcacgcctgtaatccccacattttgggaggccaaggcgggtgcatcacctgaggtcaggagtccaagaccagcctgatcaacaaggtgaaagcctgtctctactaaaaatacaagttagctgggcgtggtggcaggcgcctttagtcccagctacttgggaggctgagacaagagaactgcttgagcccaggaggcagaagttgcagtgagctgagattgtgccactgcaccccagcctgggggacagagttagactccatctcacacacacacaaaaagacttCATCGCACTcttagagaaaatattcacatgcTTTTGTGGTTGCCAGTGAAATCCCTAAACATTTTACATTAATCAGTTGAAACTATTATCCTGAGAAGATGATGGTTTAGCATCCAGCACCGTTTTGTAGCGCAACAGTGtcttatttagttctttgatgcCAATGCGATGGGAATTCAAGAGCCCAGGGACATCCAAGACTCGTCAATGCTCTTCTGTCTTTGTGGGGTCTATAGATGTCATGctgaggaaaaacaaacaaacaaacaaacaaacaaacaaacaaaaaacccactgcCCACTTTGATCCTGTCTCTGATCAGAAAGTGAGAGCCTTCAGTGTTCCAAACAGTTCAAGAGGCAAATGAGGAAGGAGGAGTACTCTTTCCCCACCCAACTGAGTGCTCAAACGGCATCAGGCTCAGTCTCTAATCTGGAGGGTAAAGAGGAGGGAGGCTGGATGGAGAAGTGCCAGGTGGCTCAGAAAACAAGACCCAAAATGAGGGCATCCTaagcagcctcagaagcaaaaaGTTTTCTCTCAACTTCTCTGGCCCTCCTGTCTCTAGCCCCTCGTTCTCCCCTGTCtggccatagaaactagaatccctcttcctCAAGGtgagtcatagaaaccagaacacAAAGCCAGTCATAACACCTAAAAAATATGACtctaattttctttctgcctttctgtgtaaaaCCCGGCCATGAAGAAATGATCTGACCTACCTTGTTAGACTGTAGATCTTAAGACCCTCACTCCAGAGAGGGTcctggatggaaggaaggaaggaaggaaggaaggaaggaaggaaggaaggaaggaaagaagaaggaaggaaggaagaaggaaggaaggaaggaaggaaggaaggaaggaaggaaggaaggaaggaaggaaggaaggctgctcagagaggccacaagaatctagacagacaggcctGGCTGGGTGTCCCCACTCAGGCTCTTCTCATTAGATCCAACCCCATTTGCCCAATTCTATTTCTGCATGGCTGTCCATACCTTGcggaacctaagcataaaaatggacgaTTTCCCTCATATCTTGGGATTTCCCTCATATcttggctcatgcctctaatcccagcactttgggaggccgaagtgggcggatcacaaggtcaggagatcaagaccatcctggctaacatggggaaaccctgtttctactaaaaatacaaaaacttaggcggtatggcatgcacctgtagcccagctactcggtaggctgaggcaggagaatcacttgaacccaggaggcggaggttgcagtgagccgagatcacgccactgcactccagcctgggtgacagggcaagactccatctcaaaaaaaaaaaaaaaaaaaaaaaaaaaaaggacgatTTCCCCCATATCTTTAGGTTTGTGTAGACACAGTAAATAAATATGTCTGCCTTTTCTCCAATTGATCTGCCTTTTgcaatttttccttctttctttttttttttttttgagatagagtctcgctgtgtcacccaggctggagtgcagtggcactatctcggctcactgtagcctccttctcctgggttcaagcgattctcctgcctcagcttcccgagtagctgggactataggcatgcagcaccatggctggctaatttttgtattttcagtagagatggggtttcactatgttggccaggatggtctccatctcctgaccttgtgatctgccagcctcggcctcccaaagtgctgggattacaggcgtgagccaccgcgaacAGCCTTTTGcaatttttcatcaaatttgagagGACCAAGTGTTCCCCCTTGGCACCTACACCAGCCACCCTGTCTTGGGAAGTGGGGACGCTGGCGCCACACAATGTGGATTCTGCTGGTGGTAAGGGAGAGAGGATTTCAGGCAACAATCTTTGCCAGTGTCTACCTCCAAAAGTCTCTAATGCACACATGTGCAAGTTCATGGCTGCTACCATTTGCTAAGCCATGCCCCCAGTATTGGaccttcaaggtttttttttttttctccaaaatgaatagtgatatgacatgcatttctctttctttcttctctttcttcctctcccttcctcccttcctctttctttccttccttgtttttctccttccttttctttccttcctttcttctttctctttctttccctttcttccttcctccctccctccattccttccttctctcccccaccccctgcccccacctctctctctctctttcttttttttaagacagggtcttaaaAAATTctcccatcgcccaggctggagtgcagtggcatgatcacgtcTCACTACAGGCTCAGTCTcctgtgctcaggtgatcctcccacctcagcctcccaagtagttggtccacaggtgcgtgccaccacgcgcagctaaattttaaaaattttctgtacaGACAggttcttgccatgttgcccaggctggtgttgaactcctgggctcaagctatccactcacctcagcctcccaaagtgctgggattacaggcatgagccacctctcccagccacatttctaaacaaaacaaaacagcccaATTTTTTACAacccaatttttattattttcattttgttatttttatagtttgttttcTAAGAAAAGGAATTCCAATCAGAAAATCCTTAGTTGATACTGCTACGTGGATTCCAAGAAGCAGTATTCACAGAatcaagtggttttttttttttttgagatggagtttcactctgttgcccaggcttgagtgcagtggtgcgatctcggttcactgcaacctccactgcccaggttcaagtgattatcctgcctcagccacccaaatagctgtgattacaggcatgtgccaccatgcctggctaatttttgtattttttttttttttagacagagggagtctcgctctgtcgccaggttggagtgtagtggcatgatctcggctcactgcaacctccgtctcctggttcaagctattctcctgtctcagcctctcaagtagctgggactacaggggtgcaccatcatgcccaactaatttttgtatttttagtagagacggggtttcaccatgttggccaggatggtctcgatctcttgaccttgtgatccacctgcctcagcctcccaaagtgctgggattacaggcgtgcgccaccacatccagcctaatttttgtatttttagtagagatagggtttcactatgttggccaggctggtcttgaactcctgacctcagatgattcacctgcctcggcctcccaaagtgctgtgtttacaggcctgagccatggcTCCCAgccaagttgcttttttttttgtctgcttaCTTAATAGTGGAAAGAAAGAGAGTCTTGTTTTATTTCCCTCTTTCTTAACTGGGCAGAgtgtacatttttttctcatgtgtGTTCaatcatttgtgtgttttttttctgtgatttgaAAAATCCAACAAGGTGTATTTTCCATCATGCTTTTCCTTACCAAATTTTATAAAGTCTTTGTATATTTGTGGCTAAAATGTCATTCACAAGATTAGTTCATTATGAAgtttgctcattttttatattttttacttttctctccaGCAAGTTCCTAGTTGACTCAACAAATCAGCAAGGCTCGGCTGGAAGCCTTCTAATCTTTACTACACAGAAATAACCTCGGTTTACTATTCATGTTTCCCACGGGCATCTAGCGCATTTCCAAGTCgattaaaaaaatcttcacaaagacaaaaataccTCATTAGATCCTGCGCTTGTTTGgaatacagattaaaaaaatttttttttgttgtttttgtttttaagacagagtctcgctctgtcgccaggctagagtgcagtggcacgatcttggctcacagcaacatccgactccctggttcaagtgattctcctgcctcagcctcctgagtagctgagattacaggcacgcgccaccacgcccggctaatttgtgtatttttagtagagacggggtttcaccaggatggtcgcatctcttgaccttatgatccgctcgcctcagcctcccaaagtgctgggattagaggcgtgagccacggcgcccggcccagattaattttttaaaatgcaaaacttgcagtcttttttttaaccatacttgcttgttttcaaaataagtaaaaaacaaaaacacaagattGCTCTTCCCAAagccttatttctttcctttaaatttattttttaaagaaaagctaacggccaggcgcagtggctcacgcctgtaatcccagcactttgggaggcagaggcgggcggattacgaggtcaggagttcgagaccagcctggccaacatggtgaaaccccgtctctactaaaaatacaaaaattagccgggcgtcgtggcgggcgcctgtaataccggctactcgggaggctgaggcaggagaatcgcttgaacccgggacgcggaggttgcagtgagccgagatcgcgccgctgcgctcaagcctggcaacagagcgaggttgtctcaaaaaaaaaaaaaaaaaaaaaaaaaaagctaacaatGCTCTTCTGTCGTGCATCATCACAGAATCAATGAGAGCTCCCCCCAGCCAGGAGACAGCGGACAACCAGGGTAGCTTCCCAGGGGGCCAGAAGGAGGCTGCGCGAGAAGAGCCTCCGCGGGATGGGTCCACGCAGGGAGATCCCACGCAGGGTGGACGTATACAACGACTGTCCACGTCCGGAGGGCCCGTTCAAGGGCAGGTCCCTTAAGGAAGGGTGCACACAGGGCACGTCCACGCGGACAGGCCCGTGCACGCAGGGCGTGCCCACGCAGGGCGGGTCCGTGCAGGATGAGAGCAGAGGAGGAGGCCCACGCAGGCCACTTCCCGCCCAGCCCGCATGACACTTCCCGCCCCGTCCGCAGGCCACTTCCCGCCCCGTCCCTAGCCCTCGCGGGCGAGCTACCGCGGAGGTACGCGCAGCTTAGATCCTAGCAGCTTACAAAaacaaccttttaaaaatggaaccctcaagtaaaaataaaactttgtttccCTCTTTCGCAGGAGTTACTGATGTAGGAAGGGACAGTCCCAGTAAGATTTCAGGATATGACTTGGGCGGGTCCGCAGGCAGGAGAGTGAAGCGCGCAGCTGCCAGGACTTGTGGGGGTGACGTGCGCCGCTGCCAGGACCTTGCCGGTGGAGAGCATAGTTGCCAAAACCAAGGCGGAGGAGCGCACCGCTGCTAGGATCCGGGCGGAGGAGCCCACCGCGGCCAGGACCTAAAGATGCAGTACACTGCTGCCAGGATCTTGTCTGTGGAGCGCAGCGCGGCCAGGACCTCCGGCTGCAGCACACCGCTGCCAGGATCTCGTCGGCGAAGCGCTCCGCAGTCCGGACCCCGCCCCCTGCGCGTCCCCGACCCCGCCCCGTGCGCGTCCCCGGCGTTGGCGTCGTCGTCCTGGTGCTGGTCTCCGTCAGGTCGCCGGCCGCCTAGGTCTCCGGCCCTCCCCAACCGCTCCCGCGCCGTTGCCGGCCCCGCCGCCCGCAGCCCTGGCGCTCCCTGCGGGCCCCGCCGAGGCCGCCTGCGCCCTGTGCCAGCGCGCGCCCCGGGAACCGGTGCGCGCCGACTGCGGCCACCGCTTCTGTCGGGCGTGCGTGGTGCGCTTCTGGGCCGAGGAGGACGGGCCCTTCCCGTGCCCCGAGTGCGCGGACGACTGCTGGCAGCGCGCCGTGGAGCCCGGCCGGCCCCCGCTCAGCCGCCGCCTTCTGGCGCTCGAGGAGGCGGCCGCGGCGCCCGCGCGCGACGGCCCGGCCAGCGAGGCCGCGCTGCAGCTGCTGTGCCGCGCCGACGCCGGCCCTCTCTGCGCCGCCTGCCGCATGGCTGCGGGCCCCGAGCCGCCCGAGTGGGAGCCGCGCTGGAGGAAGGCGCTGCGCGGCAAGGTGCGCGCCGTGGGGTCCCGTGCCCCGCCCCGGGCGGTGCCCTGCGCCTCTCCTCCCCCGCCCCGGTCCCCCTGAGCCCTGGGCCCTTCCCGTCTCCACTGTCGCTGTCCCCGGATTGTCCCCCTCCCCTCACCGCCACGAGTCCCCGCTCCAGCGTGTGCTGGGCCCCTCCCTCCTGCGGCTTGCCTCCCCTTATTTCCTGCGTCTCTTCGGAGTCTGGTCCCCGTCCCCATCTTGGTGTCCCCTGCTGGGCGGTGCCTTATCTCCCCACCCCCTACCTTCTACGAAGTCCTTCCCCCACTAGCGCCCATCTTTGTGGTCCCACCACTAGCTGTGCCCTTTCTCACCCTCATAGACCCCCTCTAGTTCCCACAGATTGACTCCCCCACTCACTGTTCCCTTGGGGGAGACATCACGCCTCTTGCCCCTCTGTATTCCACTGTGTCCACAGGCCTGGCCCACCTTCTCATCTGCTCCCCGGGCCACCCAGCCCTCACCTGCACCCTCTGTCCCCTTTCCCATCTTTCAGAAACCCGCTGTGAGAGTCTGGCATCAGCGGGTCCGGGAGTGTGGAGCCTTGCCCATGGCGGGTTGGTTGTGGGACACAGAGTAGGAGACAACAGCCAGCCTGGGGTCCTGCTCTTGAATACAGGGGAGGGGAAGCCAGCCAGACTGTGTCCCTGGGCGCTCCTCCTGTACTGGGGGCTCCTGCCACCGTGCAGAGCGACCCCCATCCGGCTCAGGCAGGGCAGGGTGTAGGGCAGGCTGTGCAGGCCTTTGGTACAGACCGAACTCACACTGAGCAGGGCCACTTACAGACACAGAACTTCTAAACCCACCTAGACAGTCCCCTTGGCCCCAGCACCCGGATCCTCCTGAATAGGTGTGAAGCCCAAGAAACCTTTTGACTGCCTGTGCGTTCCTGCCCTAGACAACAGGGCTTCGAGGTTATCTCTAGGATGGTCAGACTGTGTGCAGTCAGCTGGGGTGATGTGCCTCAGAACTGGGCTGGTTTGGGGGACCCAGACCTTCTGCCCACCCCTGGTGACCTTCCTCTCTTTCCAGGAGAACAAGGGGTCTGTGGAAATCATGAGAAAGGACTTGAATGACGCCCGGGACCTGCATGGCCAGGCAGAATCAGCAGCTGCAGTGTGGAAGGCAAGTGGGGGGCCTGGAATGAGGGGACCGTGGGCTCAGGGCTCTAGACAAAGGGACCACCAGGCCAAGTGGGCCAGGCCTCTGAACTGCTCAGCTGGTtggttggaggaggggcctctGGACTTCAGTGAGCTTCAGGGTATTTTTCTAGGATGTGTTTGTATTTCTCAAATAGAATCTAGCCAAAGCCAGTGGAAGCCTCTTTTTCTCCTCACATTTTACCTGTAGGTGATGGCAGCATCagacttactctttttttttttcccaagagacagagtttcacttcattacccaggctgaaatgcaatggcatgattgtagctcactgcagctccagctggcctcaggcaatcctcccacctcagcctctgggactgtaggcatgtgctaccacacctggttaattttaaaatgcttttctagGGATGAgggggggtcttgctgtgttgcccaggctggtctcgaactcctggccttaagcgattctcctgccttggcctcccaaagtgctatttttttttttttctttttagaacacATCTGTAATTTTCTGTGGTCCTCTTGTTCTGATCTGAGAGTTGCTCATTATTTtttagaggctagaagtccaagatcaaggaactGGCAGATTCCCTGTCTGGTGAGGGCGctctctggttcatagatggtgacttctcactgtgtcctcacatggtggaagaagtGAGGGTGTCTCTGGGGTCCTTTGTATAAGGACACTGATTCTGTTCTTGAGAGTTCCACCCTCACAACCTCATCACCTGCCAAGGGTCCtgcctcctaacaccatcaccttaGGGACGAAGATTTCAGCATGGGGATTTGGGGAGGGCACAGACGTTCAGACCACAGCAGCGTTACTTTCCTTGGGTGCCTTCCACAGCATTATATCCCAAGGGGACATCCCACTAGATTCTTTTACATTACTCACCAGTAAAGCTCTTCAGTCGTTTAAACTCTATTTGGTGACTTTTTCCTCATGTGTAGTAAAAATCTGTGTACCATTTTCTCTGGGTTTCATAAATTCCTACCTCCTCCTTTTAACCTGAAAGACAGCGTGCTTTTCACAGGTGCAGCAGCTCTTGGGTAATTGGCTGCACCTCGAGGCTGAGGCCTGTGTTTTTACCCCAgcttgaggctgaggtgggctctgTGCTCCTGGTGCTGCCAAGCCCTTGCCTGCTATCCACAGGCCTGAGGTGCAGGCCTCCCTCAGACAGTGACAGGTTACACACGGGGTCCCTGATGCCAGTCAGACCCCTGGCACTCCACACTGCCCTTGGAGGCTGCTCTGAACTTCTCCTTGCCTTGTGAGCGGTCAACACTGCCCAGTGCAAGTGAGGCTGGAAGGCTTTGGGGACCTCTAAGTTTGCAGTAACCCTGTGTTACCCCCAAGGCACTTGTTTTGCCCACAGATTTTAGCAGGTTGGAGCTTTCAATCTGTCCTGTTTTGGGCGTTGGTGGCTTAGATGCTGGGATGAGAGAAGCCACCTAAATTCAAAGGAGGGAGTTTGCAGCGTGTCGCATCAGCCAACCAGCAGACACCCAGCTGTCATTTGCATTATCTCTCAGCAACAAAAGCCTTGGCCTCTCATGACTATGGCTGTCACCTGCCCTGTGTGGCCCAGGGTCAGGTGGAAGCCATCCATGACTGAGTAAAATCAGAGTAGCATCCTGCTCTGCTCTCCTGTTTGCAAGGTTAGGGGTTGGCTGAAAACCAGCTGACGAGTGGCAAGTGTGAATGCTATTTGTTGAAGGCTGATGGGATGGTTTTCAGCCATTGGAGTTCTGGTGTGGGCACAGCAGGGACAGTTGCTGGCAAGATGGGTGTGTGTCCTGCCCTGACAGTCATGTGCCTGACAGGCTCTAGACCTAGCAGGGCCACTCAAGGATTTACTGTCTCCTTGGCCATGGGAGAGGGACAGTCTTCATGTGCAGCTGAGCACTGCAGTGTAGGGGAGAAAGAACTCTACTTCTCCCCTTTTAGGGCCTCAGGCTGGGCTGGAGAATTAAACTGACATAAGCTAAACtaacagggccaggtgcagtgtggttcatgcctgtaatcccagcaacttgggaggctgaggtaggaggattgcttgaggctaggagttcaagaccagcctgggtaacatagtgagacccccatctgtacaaaaattaagaaattagccaggtgtggtggtgcatctgtggtcccagctacttgggaggctgaggcgggaggatcacttaagcccaagaggttgaggctgcaatgagctatgatggcaccactgcactccaacctgggtgacagagtgaggcccttatctcaaaaataaaagggaGATAGATTAATGGGAGAAAaaacataggatttttttttttttttgagatggagtcttgctctgtcacccaggctggagtgcagtggtgccatcttgcctcactgcatcctccgcctctttggttcaagtggttctcctgcctcagcctcctgagtatttttaaatcttctatttttagtggagatggggtttcaccatgttggccaggctggtcttgaactcctgacctcaagtgatccaaccacctcggcctcccgaagtgctgggattacaggcgtgtgagccaccgtgtccagccaggCATATTAATTTAACACAAGTTTTATACAGCACAGCCTCCCTTATAATGAAATGAAGACTCAAAGTGGCAAAATTAAATCACTTATATACTGACTTGGACAAAGACTAGCCACTTGTAAAAAAGCAACTACATGATGTGGGGACACTTGAAAGAGTTATTTTCACAAGGTCTGTACCAAATTCTGTCGGCCTTGACTTCCTGTTGTCCTTgatgataaaataatttgatttgaTATGAGGAGGGCGTCTTTCACCTGGgaatttcatttgcttttaagaAGCAGAATGAAGGTCAGGGTGATCTTgcactgttttttgattttttttaaaacaaggccttgctctgttggtccaggctggagtgcagtcgtatGATCAtaaatcactgcagcctcaacctcctgggctcaagcgatcgtcttaactcagcctcccaagttgctgggaccacaggtgtgcaccactatgcctggct
The DNA window shown above is from Symphalangus syndactylus isolate Jambi chromosome 19, NHGRI_mSymSyn1-v2.1_pri, whole genome shotgun sequence and carries:
- the RNF187 gene encoding E3 ubiquitin-protein ligase RNF187, with translation MGPRREIPRRVDVYNDCPRPEGPFKGRSLKEGCTQGTSTRTGPCTQGVPTQGGSPSRASYRGGVTDVGRDSPSKISGYDLGGSAGRRVKRAAARTCGGDVRRCQDLAARPGPPAAAHRCQDLVGEALRSPDPAPCASPTPPRARPRRWRRRPGAGLRQVAGRLGLRPSPTAPAPLPAPPPAALALPAGPAEAACALCQRAPREPVRADCGHRFCRACVVRFWAEEDGPFPCPECADDCWQRAVEPGRPPLSRRLLALEEAAAAPARDGPASEAALQLLCRADAGPLCAACRMAAGPEPPEWEPRWRKALRGKENKGSVEIMRKDLNDARDLHGQAESAAAVWKGHVMDRRKKALTDYKKLRAFFVEEEEHFLQEAEKEEGLPEDELADPTERFRSLLQAVSELEKKHRNLGLSMLLQ